In Papaver somniferum cultivar HN1 chromosome 9, ASM357369v1, whole genome shotgun sequence, the genomic stretch AACTCTTCTGTGTGCTCCCCAAGTTCTCTACTGCAGGTTTCAACTGTCCAAGCACCACCACCACTTAGAAAAGGTCTTTCGAGAAAGTTTGCCAATAAGTTGTCTTTTAAGGACTGGGGATCTTGTTGTGTGTTTAGTGGCCCAATAGGAAGAAACACAAGAATGTATTCTTGGGCTTCAAAACTGCTAAAGTACATGGAACTTTTTCTCACTGAAATTTCTCTTGGAAATAGAAgagaattaattatttatatattttgaaatgtagaattaatttttttatttcttacgtGAAAAAATATTTACACACACAGGGAAAAAATTGTCCAAGGAACCAACAAGTaacataaatagaaaccctagacGATCAATGAAACCCTTCAATTGTAAAATCCTTAAAATTAAAGCTGATAATCCGTAAGAGTTAAAAATTAAAGGAAGATCAGTAAATGACAAAAAAATCAATGAAACCCtttaatttatttgtttttttttttgcgttaaTTAAGCATTGATTACGACGGGCTATTGTTATTGGACTTGGTTTATTAAATGATAATTTTTACAGTTCCACTACTTCAATTTTTACTACGAAAATACAAGTTGAAATTACTAATTAATTAAGTAGAGTTGTAGAGAGAAAAGTATGATACGTCCCATGTTCGACATTTTCGTAACCACCAACAAAGTAAGTCCCAACAAATATCTgttgagaagaaaaaaatttgttaTTAGTGCTAGAGTTGAGAATTCGTTGAAACAAAAACAATCAATCTATCACGgaatataacttttttttttcttggagatAAATTGGATGCTATTGCCATCTCCTTTCATAATGATAACTATAACAATCTCTATTGGTATTACTGTTGGAGAAACATAACCAGGTAGACTGGTAAGTCCTTTtgaattttttagggtttccatttTTGTAGATCAACTTCCTTGCTGATTCtaacttgttattatttttaGACAACTATATTGTCCAACTTCGTTGGTTTTATACAtcaaaataaacataaaatcCGTTGGTTTTTCTTAGTTGTGCATGTCATGTGGCAATATATTTTTATGCATTAGAGCATTTTTAAGTGTGGGTGTGGTGTTTACGTGCGTTTATACTGCCCGTTGATTGAGCTCTATATGCAGCTATTGGTCCTAGAAATACCCAAACATACAAAAATTTTCCTATGCCATGATATTCCATCGTACAAAAATCTACCTAAAATACAGAATCAAAATGTATATACCTTATCTTACTTGTCCGCCTTTTTGCCATGAATCAATTACCTCCTTTAAGaagatataaataaataaatattacctCTGCTTATGCATATGTACAGTTTAAAGAATAATTTATTTGGGGTTTTCTTTAGCATTAATTAAGCACCGATTACGGACAAGCTATTGTTATTGAACTTGGTTTATTAAATGATAATTTGCACTGTTCCACTGCTTCAATTTAAACTACGAAAATACAAGTCAAAATTACTAATGAAATAGAGTTGCGGAGAGAAAAATATGATACTTACTATCTTTGAAATTTTCGTAACCACCAACGAAGTACGTCCCAGCAAAGATCTGttgaaaataacaaaatttagTTACGCAATGCTAGAGTTGAGAATCCGTTGAAACAAAAATAATGAATTCGTGAAGGAACTTGTCTTAAGGATAGATTGGATACTATTTCCGCCTCCTTTCAAAATGATAACTATACCAATCTCTATTAGTGTTGCCGTTGGAGAAACATAACTAGGTAAACTGGTAGGTCCATTTAAATTTTTCAGGGTTTCCATTTTTGGTGATaaactctgaaaaagcgggggtctaacaacgaaacccaatatttcgtttaggcaatttgtatggactaactccaatatatttccaagagaaccaactagacagtcagactcaatcaagaaaaatacatttaagagttatatctctgtttctcaatgtaatcagcaaatccaatagatagaaatccgcaagcctgattattatgagaaacaacttgaacggtaccaaaaaccaatgttcaagtgtcaatcgatttatatcaacaaccaaaggttggattatctaattgattgaactacgcagaacctgtgatatttcaattatataaaaaatataatgcgaaaaagaaataacacagacaccagaaattttgttaacgaggaaaccgcaaatgcagaaaaaccccgggacctagtccagatttgaaccccacactgtattaagccgctacagactcaagcttactacaagttaacttcggactggaatgtagttgatccctaaccaatctcacactgatcaatgtacagtcacgttccttacgcctttgaatcccagcaggactctacgcacttgattccttagctgatttcacccacaactaagagttgctacgacccaaagtcgaagacttgataaaaaaatctgtctcacatagaaaagtctattgaatagataaatccgtctcccacagaaatacctacgagtttttgtttcgtcttttgataaatcaaggtgaacaagaaccaattgataccccggactcatattcccgaagaacagcctagtaatatcaatcacctcacaaaaacttAACTGTAtcgtagcggaacaagatattgtggaatctcaaagaataagacgaagagctttgtgattattttttatcttacctatcggagattgaatctcgagcaaatcttagagaagatagtactcaatacgatagaacaaagtaagatcagaacaggcaactacagagaaaatagttaggtctggcttcagaatcccaatgaagtctttaagtcgcttacctataatggttttaggaaaaacctaggttaaaggagaatcgactctaatcgcaactagtatcacacaggaggtgtagggattaggtttcccagttgttagagatctcccttatatagtcttcaaattagggtttgataactttgggacaaagtaatcaatattcaccgttaaatgaaaacctgattagattcaagctaatatctttcaactgttagattgatttagcttgttacacaaaagtgaagtgtaccttcatttatatatgggtaaccgtacctaaacatgtacacttagttgtctcaacaatagttaaccgaagttagccatatgaacactttcatatcaaccttgttcatcttaatcacaactagttcaaatgattcaaatgaaactagttagagttgttcaattgtttatattctcacagaagtatacaagacacaagtgaagcaaaatcagttttgattcactcgaatcaattcatgaacattatagtcacggtttgcaaagattgcattccttattatataaatgtattttctcatgagtatgtaaacatacttaaccgattttagaatttaacccacttaagtatgcaaatgggtacacatacctaagttcccggacttggtcttgttcaccagtatgcaaacgggtacgcatactgtcgttcatgatcaaactcagttgaaatcattatacatacgggtatgcatactatagttcccggacttcaactgttgaatcagtacgcatacaggtatgcatactaattCCCGTACTTGGAATactcttgcaacagttagcatacaagtacgcatactgtgctatatccaatcaatggttaattgttctaaacacccattttaattattgaaacattcttagaaagacgagaatagctgtctcacacaaactattagcttcaaagcaattttcaagggatcaaatgatcaatacgaaacattcagagtctacatcaaatgactgtctcacacaaattatataagatgttaccaggaagttttcatatgatcatcttttgactttcgtcaagaataaaagatgaacttggttaaagcgaaagcttaccagcacatatttcgagaaatatgtaagcgagttaaactcagctcgaaatatcaaatgtgtataatttaaagtctatatagccatacgacttttgtctcaataggagatagaataaaaatagatttctgagtgatagatgagttcaagtctccacataccttttattgatgaagttccacaattaaACTTCCATTGGTAGTTCttagtcttcaatcgatgaacgctgtgaagtctaaatctcaactacacattctatcctaatccgagacatagctataagtagactagaaatcaagacttatagttttgacaactaaacttgaaaaacaagcttgagatagcaacgcttgcgagttcgaccgagcagtgctctaacaaactctATTGTTGATTTtaacttgttattatttttaGACAACTAGGTTGTCCAACTCCGTTGTTTTTTTCTTAACTGTGCGTGTCATGTGGCAATACATATTTATGCAATGGAGACTTTTTAAGTGTGGATATGGTGTTTAGATACATTTAAATTGCCCGTTGATTGAGCTCTATGTGTAGGTACCGGTTTTAGGAATACTCAGACGTACCAAAAATTTCCTATGTCATGATATTCCATCTTACAAAAATATATctaaaatacaaaaccaaaatgtATATTCATCAGTTTACTTGTTTGCATTTTTTTCATGAATCGATTACTtccattaaaaaaatataaataaacaaatattACCTTTTACATATGTACAGTACAAGGAATAAATATGCTTAATTTATTTGGGGTTTCCTCTGCATTAATTAAGCACTGATTTCCGACGGGCTATTGTTAGTGGACTTGGTTTATTAACTGATAACTTCTACAGTTCTACTACTTCAATTATTACTACAAAAATACAAGTCAAATTTGCTAATTAAGTAGAGATGTAGAGAAAGGTATGATACGTACCATGTTCGACATTTTCCACCAACAAAGTAAGTCCCAACAAAGATCTGTTGAGAAGAACAAAATTTAGATAGTAGTGCTAGAGCTGAGAATGCGTAGAAACTAAAATAATCAATCCGTCAAGGTACATAAATTTTTTGTCTTAAAGATATATTGAATGCTATTACCGCCTCCTTTTAAAATGATAACTATATTATACCAATCTCTATTGTTGATGCCGTTGGAGAAACATAACCAGGTAAAATGGTTAGTTCTTTTGAAAAATTTTAAGGTTTCCATTTTTGGTGTCAACTTTATTGCTGATTCTAACTTGTTATCATTTTTAGACAACTAGGCTGTCCAACTCCCTTGGTTTTATGCATCAACATACACATAAAGTCCGTTGTTTTTTCTTAGTTGTGCATATCATGTGGCAATACATTTTTATGCATTGGAGACTTTTTCAGTGTAGGTCTGGTCTTTACATACATGTGCGTGAAGGACTAAAATGTATGTGTTTTCTGGTTGAAGAACGTCTAACCAAAATCGGGTGATGTTCATGACCATCATTGTAAATAAGGATCTCTAGCAGGACTGATCCTTGGTTAACCATCGGTGTCAAAATCCCCTTTAACAGACAGGTTCAGATTGAGTATCTACCTAGCTTTCCTTGAGAGGTATTAAagtttttgttattcaaatgcgtCAACATCAGTATtttgtgcaggttattgtgttgttgaaacttggaatcaagcgtatgaataaTGAGTTAAGAGAATGTTATGTAGTGTAatatctttatcttttaattcGTGCATTCTCCATATATAAtagagtttttcactaaaattgacaaaatgggagattgctagagcactactcggttgaaccctgaacccaccaagcgttggtatgtcaaggttagttatcatattttagtatcaaaactcataagtcggttgattagattactagagtcaacttcgttaggttagactaggaatctAGAAATTattgagacatataagtattactctgaagacctgaaaaatccgaagacgtatcgacttcaacgaagacatcatccttccacttgaggttagttgtACATGACTTGACTAGTTTCCATTTCTTTATCGTAAACTTTCAAGTCATttatgattgaaaacataacatacagAGTTATATACATAAAACTCTAGTATTAAAAGCTtaatcatcttattatgatctaagtgtcaaggaacaatatatcaatatTTATGAATGTCTTATATTGGTATATTAAATTATGaaatataatgcttatcttttaaaTGAAAACTTAAGAAAACACCGTAACTGTGAAAGTTACTCAAAGTCTCAAAGTGAAGTTTGAGGGGGTTAACACTAATGATTAAAACCAGATAGTAACTCAGTATATGCTAATGATAAATTGAGTGAAGTCGACACCACTTGACCCCCATGTACATCCGCCACATCACGTGTGACCTTTCTCCATTTTTccttgtactccctccgtcccaccattaaatgacctatttgtttttaggttttgtcccaccattaagtgacctatatcactaaacaagagaTATttataaaattatccttttaattgattataagaaaaactagaaatatgcataatttgataggcatgtttatattcgttacgtaagtgttttaaaatgcttttcaatggtatgaagatTGCGAACATccatggtgtagtttgagagataaaccatttcaaaatttcactagttattatccacaagggtataattgtaaaaaaaactTAAATATATTCTTTTCCCTtgtttgccttaaaaattgtgcaaacttgaactaggtcacttaatggtgggacggagggagtatatcttTGTTTTGGTCAAATCTTTATGACACTAGTGTTCTGCACGTGCAAGCTGGGTCCAGATCTATCACTTTTGTCCGAGTTCACAaagttaattttcaaataaactaAATTACTAATATACccttatattatttatttcccaTCGCTTGTATGGGCATGGATTAAGGGCAAAATGGTCCAACGAAATTTGCAGCTTCATTGCTACAGTGCCTAAGGGGTCTTCCCTAAGGAACAATATATCAATGTTTGTGAATGTCTTATATTGATATATTAAGTTAtgaaatataatgcttatgttttAAATGAAAACTTAAGAAAACACTGTAACTGTGAAAGTTACTCAAAGTGAAGTTTGAGTGGGTTAACACTAACGATTAAAACCATTTAATAACTCAGCATATGTGCTAATGATAATTTGAGTGAAGTCAATAGACCCCACTTGACCCCTTGTACACGTGTGACCTTTCTCCATTTTCGGTCGTATATCTTTGTTTTGGTCAAATCTTTATGACATTATTATTATCTCTAGATTTTTTCCTTTCAAAATTCAACCCCATTTCGTTGCAAGTGGGGCAGCAAATTTTGGCGTGTCAAAGGGGCGCTGAATATATATTCTTTTTCAACTGTCCAAGGAATTCATCTACCGACCTGTTTACGAAAAATCAAACAAGGTGCCCCACTCGTTAGGCAACAAATCATGCCAGACAGAAGCAAAACTTCCTTGTCCTTCCCTCTCTACCAGTAGCTTACTTTAGTAGCAGTGAGTGAGTTTAAAAAAGACTGAAGaacgaaaatgaaaatgaaaacagaaaaaaacatgaaattaaGAATGAGATACTGCTTGCTGATAATACTCATAATCAATTACTACAGTGTCTGTATATTTGCAGAACCAGTTTTTCTTCGAGAATACTGTTCAGGAGGTAATTACACTGCTAACAGTACTTACCAGTCTAACCTCAACCTCCTACTCTCTTCATCACTCACTGTCTTTCGAAGCGTAGTCAGTATCGTGAACGAACATCGAAGTGCAAGTTATGGTTCAGAGCCTGATTCTGCTTATGGGTCTTACCAGTGTAGAAGTGATCTTACATCGAAAGATTGTGAAGGTTGTTTTGATTCAGTAACTGGAGATATTTTAAATAGCATTAGATGTCCAAATTCTAGACAAGGGATTGTATGGTACGAAGAATGCATTTTAAGGTACTCGAACGAATCGTTTATTCCAGTTGTTCAAGAAAAACCAGTGTTTTATATCGTAAACGAAACTAAGGTTACTAGTAATCGAGATGAGTTTAATAAGACCTTAGCTGGGTTGATGGATGAGCTAGTCAGAGAAAGTACTGCTTCTGAAGATAGTCACCAATTTGCTACTGGAGAAGCAAATTTAACAGAATCTAGGAAGATTTATGGATTGGTGCAATGTACACCAGATATTTTGTCAAGTGATTGCAGGAACTGCCTTAACCGGGTTGTCAGGAATTTATCAGTATGCTGCCTTGGAAAAGTTGGTGCAAGAGTTCTTAATCCAACTTGTAATTTCAGGTATGAATTACATCCTTTCTATGAATCCAAGGTTATGAATGCAACAGCTCCTCAATCGTCCTTGCCTACTTCAACAAATGGTAagttgtgtgtttacgtccatgatcTTTCCGAAGTTCAATCTGTAACATAGAGCAAAAACGTAGTTTTTGGGATCTGAAATCAATAATTGAACTAGTTGTTTCATATATCCATTCCAATGCATGTTCTATATGTTTCTTGCAGCAAAGAGAAAGAACTCTTCTGGCAAATTTGCTATTATTATGGCCGTTCTTTCAGTTATTGCAGTACTCTGCATAATTGCAATTTGGTGCTTATGCTCACGAAAAGCATCAAGGAAAACAAAGAAATTTGATAGTGAGTACCCAGAAGGCTTGAATTAACATGTTCTGAAAGAGTTATTGTTTTAGTCATTAAGATTCTCATTTTGCTGCTCTTGTTGCGTTGCTGAAGAAATTTATGAGATTCAGAGTGCTGAATCTGTCCAGTTCAACTTCGATTCAATAAAAGCTGCCACTGACAATTTCTCTACTGCTAACAAACTCGGGGAAGGTGGTTTCGGTCCCGTATACAAGGTATTACAAACATTCTAATAATACTGAAGTTGTAATTATACTAGTATTCTTCAACGTTAATGTTCTACATTGTCAAATCTTCATTCCGTCTGTTTTCATGTTTTTTCCAATCAGGGTACACTTTCTGATGCCCAAGAGATAGCTGTGAAGAGGCTCTCTAAAAATTCAGGTCAAGGCGAAGTAGAATTTAAGAACGAGGTTGTTTTACTTGTAAAACTGCAGCACAGAAACCTTGTGAAGCTTCTCGGTTTCTGCCTGGATGGACAAGAAAGACTACTTGTTTACAATTTCATGCCGAATTCAAGCCTGGATAGATTGATATTCGGTTTGCACCATATGCCGTGTCCGCTTCTTTCTATTTATGCTCCTATGGTTTCTTTCGTTGTATGTAAATAATGACTTACTTCATCATTAGCTCGAATGAATGTGTAGGCCCAGTTCCACGCACACATTTGGATTGGAAAAAACGCTATAAGATTATAGGAGGGATCGCAAGAGGGCTTCTTTACCTGCACGAGGATTCCCGACTTAAGATTATTCATCGTGATCTCAAGGCCAGCAATGTATTATTAGATGCAGACATGAACCCCAAGATTGCTGATTTTGGCATGGCTAGACTTTTCAAGGTGGATCAAACTCAAGCCAGTACAAATAGAATTGTTGGAACATAGTAAGTATTCATATTAAGCACAACATTGATATTCGACTTTCGTTGGTCGAGGCAATTGTTGAATAATTTTACCTGCAGTGGGTACATGGCTCCAGAGTATGCAATGCATGGAAAATTCTCTGACAAAACAGATGTCTTCAGTTTTGGTGTCTTAGTTCTGGAGATTATTATCGGAAAAAAGATCAACGATCCAGCAATCTCTGGAGACCTTCTCAGCTATGTGAGTTGAAACAGTTTCATGTGTAATGTATCTCTTTTTCTTCTGTAAATCCTTAAGTTGGACATAACTCAAGGCTACCTTGGAACTCAAGAACCCGATGACAAATTGTTGCAGACATGGAGACACTGGAACAACGGGACAGCATTAGAAATGTTAAGTTCGAATTTGAAAGACAATCATTCTGAAAGTGAAGTAATGAGATGCATCCACATTGGATTATTATGTGTTCAGGAGAATGCAGCTGACAGACCCACTATGGCCAAAATCGTTCTAATGCTTAACAACTACTCTACTAATCTACCAGTACCATCAGTGCCTGCTCTTTTTTCTCATAGTTTCAAGAATCATGATTTTACTTGGGGAGCGAATACAGACCCATCAAGTGTTAATGAAGCTTCAATTACTGAATTATTCCCTCGCTGATAATGCCACAAAATTGAAGTACACTTCAAAGTATTGTATACTCTCCACTATGATCTTCACAGAGTGTAGTCTAACACTTGTTTGGGTGCTTAAATAAATTTATCTTGTGGTATTTGTTCAGTTCTCTCACTGCTCATTCCATTTCTATCCCTGTTGTTAATGGCAAACACAATCATCCCTAGATTCAACCATATACTCAAACGAATTCCcatcttttcttcttattcttccctgaTTAGATGTTCATCTCCTTTTTCCCCTCTTACTTTCACACCAATTAAGACTTCCTCCTCTCCTTTCACACCTCTTTCAGCTTCCATGAGCAGTGACAGTAACCCCACCAATGGTGAATCTCCAGTCAATCCACCACCAATCTCCACCAAAACAGTAAGATCCTTACCCTCCTTTCCTTCATCTGTGTTCAATATCATTCTGGGCattaatttgattttatttttgtaatttttgatgggttttttcagGTTAGGGTTGTGGTGAAAGGAAGAGTTCAAGGAGTATTTTATAGGAATTGGACAATTGAGAATGCTAATGAATTAGGTCTGAAAGGTTGGGTACGCAACAGAAGAGATGGTTCAGTTGAAGCACTTTTCTCTGGTGATCCTGATTCAGTCGGTAACATGGAAGAAAGATGTAGACGTGGTCCAAGAGATGCCCTTGTTACCTCTC encodes the following:
- the LOC113311000 gene encoding putative receptor-like protein kinase At4g00960 isoform X1, which encodes MKTEKNMKLRMRYCLLIILIINYYSVCIFAEPVFLREYCSGGNYTANSTYQSNLNLLLSSSLTVFRSVVSIVNEHRSASYGSEPDSAYGSYQCRSDLTSKDCEGCFDSVTGDILNSIRCPNSRQGIVWYEECILRYSNESFIPVVQEKPVFYIVNETKVTSNRDEFNKTLAGLMDELVRESTASEDSHQFATGEANLTESRKIYGLVQCTPDILSSDCRNCLNRVVRNLSVCCLGKVGARVLNPTCNFRYELHPFYESKVMNATAPQSSLPTSTNAKRKNSSGKFAIIMAVLSVIAVLCIIAIWCLCSRKASRKTKKFDKIYEIQSAESVQFNFDSIKAATDNFSTANKLGEGGFGPVYKGTLSDAQEIAVKRLSKNSGQGEVEFKNEVVLLVKLQHRNLVKLLGFCLDGQERLLVYNFMPNSSLDRLIFGPVPRTHLDWKKRYKIIGGIARGLLYLHEDSRLKIIHRDLKASNVLLDADMNPKIADFGMARLFKVDQTQASTNRIVGTYGYMAPEYAMHGKFSDKTDVFSFGVLVLEIIIGKKINDPAISGDLLSYTWRHWNNGTALEMLSSNLKDNHSESEVMRCIHIGLLCVQENAADRPTMAKIVLMLNNYSTNLPVPSVPALFSHSFKNHDFTWGANTDPSSVNEASITELFPR
- the LOC113311000 gene encoding putative receptor-like protein kinase At4g00960 isoform X2; translated protein: MKTEKNMKLRMRYCLLIILIINYYSVCIFAEPVFLREYCSGGNYTANSTYQSNLNLLLSSSLTVFRSVVSIVNEHRSASYGSEPDSAYGSYQCRSDLTSKDCEGCFDSVTGDILNSIRCPNSRQGIVWYEECILRYSNESFIPVVQEKPVFYIVNETKVTSNRDEFNKTLAGLMDELVRESTASEDSHQFATGEANLTESRKIYGLVQCTPDILSSDCRNCLNRVVRNLSVCCLGKVGARVLNPTCNFRYELHPFYESKVMNATAPQSSLPTSTNAKRKNSSGKFAIIMAVLSVIAVLCIIAIWCLCSRKASRKTKKFDKIYEIQSAESVQFNFDSIKAATDNFSTANKLGEGGFGPVYKGTLSDAQEIAVKRLSKNSGQGEVEFKNEVVLLVKLQHRNLVKLLGFCLDGQERLLVYNFMPNSSLDRLIFGPVPRTHLDWKKRYKIIGGIARGLLYLHEDSRLKIIHRDLKASNVLLDADMNPKIADFGMARLFKVDQTQASTNRIVGTYFGVLVLEIIIGKKINDPAISGDLLSYTWRHWNNGTALEMLSSNLKDNHSESEVMRCIHIGLLCVQENAADRPTMAKIVLMLNNYSTNLPVPSVPALFSHSFKNHDFTWGANTDPSSVNEASITELFPR
- the LOC113311000 gene encoding cysteine-rich receptor-like protein kinase 10 isoform X3: MDWCNVHQIFCQVIAGTALTGLSGIYQYAALEKLVQEFLIQLVISAKRKNSSGKFAIIMAVLSVIAVLCIIAIWCLCSRKASRKTKKFDKIYEIQSAESVQFNFDSIKAATDNFSTANKLGEGGFGPVYKGTLSDAQEIAVKRLSKNSGQGEVEFKNEVVLLVKLQHRNLVKLLGFCLDGQERLLVYNFMPNSSLDRLIFGPVPRTHLDWKKRYKIIGGIARGLLYLHEDSRLKIIHRDLKASNVLLDADMNPKIADFGMARLFKVDQTQASTNRIVGTYGYMAPEYAMHGKFSDKTDVFSFGVLVLEIIIGKKINDPAISGDLLSYTWRHWNNGTALEMLSSNLKDNHSESEVMRCIHIGLLCVQENAADRPTMAKIVLMLNNYSTNLPVPSVPALFSHSFKNHDFTWGANTDPSSVNEASITELFPR
- the LOC113311003 gene encoding uncharacterized protein LOC113311003, translating into MANTIIPRFNHILKRIPIFSSYSSLIRCSSPFSPLTFTPIKTSSSPFTPLSASMSSDSNPTNGESPVNPPPISTKTVRVVVKGRVQGVFYRNWTIENANELGLKGWVRNRRDGSVEALFSGDPDSVGNMEERCRRGPRDALVTSLQVFPSTDEPGDTFVRYPTL